A region of the Andreesenia angusta genome:
TTTAACAACATGTCAATTCCTCCAGTTCGCTTTCGCATATTTCTGCTATAAACCTCGCAAGAAGCCTGCCCGAACTCTCCACGTCGTTCATATTCACAACCTCTATAGATGTATGCATATATCTAAGCGGGACAGCCAATAGCAGTGTAGGTATGCCGGCTTTTGTTATCTGTATAGACCTTGCATCCGTCCCTGTCTGGCCTGGGCTCACCTCTATCTGGTATGGGATATTGTGCTTTTTCGCAATCTCTATCATCTTCTCTCTTAGCCCTCTGTGCATATTCCCGCCTATAGTTATCCCGGAGCCTTTTCCCATCTCTATTGTCTCCTCGTCCGAAAGATCAGAAGTATGCCCGAAGGTCACGTCTACAGCTATTCCTATCTCAGGATCTATTTCATATGCGCTTGTAACTGCCCCTCTTGTTCCAACCTCCTCCTGCACAGACCCTACAAAGTAGACGTCTAGCTGATGGTTGTACTTCAAAAGCTCCGAGCCACACTCTAGGAGCACTCCAACGCAAGCCCTGTCGTCCATGGCCTTTCCGCTTATATGGTTTCCCTCAAGCGTTAGAAGCTCCCTGTCCACAGTGGCGGTAGTTCCTATTTCCACCATGGAAAGTGCCTCTTCTTTGCTCTTGGTCCCTATGTCTATTCTAAGGTCTTCTATAGGTATAGCTTTAGACCTGTCCTGCTCTTCTAAGCTGAACTTCTCCGGAACTATTACACCGTTTAACTTTCTCTCTCCATGCAGCACTACGTCCTGATAGAGCAGCGTCCTTGGGTCGAATCCCCCTATGGTGCTAAACTGTAGTAGTCCGTTCTTGTCGGCGTTGCTGACCATAAAGCCTATCTCATCTATATGGGCCATCAGCATTACCTTCTTGCCTGAACCGTTTCCTCGCTTTACTCCGACCACACTTCCCAGCTTGTCTATATAAGTCTCTTCGCAAAACTCCTTGAAGTAGCCCTCTGTAATCCCGGCTATATCCGATTCATATCCCGAAACTCCAGCTGAATTACTCAGCTTTTCTATCTTTTCTTTTAAATTCAATTCCTGTTCACCTCTCCAATTCAGCTTAATAAAAGCCCATCTGAAAAGATGGGCTTTTTTCTAGTTTGTCTTCTCGTAGAAGAACATCTTTGAAGATTTAAAATTATACCTTTCAGGCATTATTATCTGCTCTGTACTTCCAACAAAGAGCACTCCGTTCTTCACAAGAGCGTTGTTGAAGTTCTTGTATATATTGTCTTTAGCTTCTTCTGTAAAGTATATAAGCACATTCCTGCAGAGTATAAGGTCGCAATTGCTAGGATACCTGTCTTTAAGCAAATTCATCTGCTTGAAGTCCACGCATCGCTTTACCTCGTCCTTTACCTTGTAGGAGTTTCCAATCTTCTCAAAGTAATTGCTCTGAAATTCCTTTGGAAGGCTCTTAAGGCTCTTCTCAGAGTAAACACCCATCTTGGCCTTTTCGATGGCCCCCATGTCTATATCTGTAGCCATTACTTTTAT
Encoded here:
- a CDS encoding M42 family peptidase, which gives rise to MVGVKRGNGSGKKVMLMAHIDEIGFMVSNADKNGLLQFSTIGGFDPRTLLYQDVVLHGERKLNGVIVPEKFSLEEQDRSKAIPIEDLRIDIGTKSKEEALSMVEIGTTATVDRELLTLEGNHISGKAMDDRACVGVLLECGSELLKYNHQLDVYFVGSVQEEVGTRGAVTSAYEIDPEIGIAVDVTFGHTSDLSDEETIEMGKGSGITIGGNMHRGLREKMIEIAKKHNIPYQIEVSPGQTGTDARSIQITKAGIPTLLLAVPLRYMHTSIEVVNMNDVESSGRLLARFIAEICESELEELTCC
- a CDS encoding CheR family methyltransferase yields the protein MGDYEKFKKDVLSLIGLDLSCYKEKQMKRRIESLISRNRYKSFDDYFAAIKKDKELFNEFINYLTINVSEFYRNPIQWNTLEKDIIPELMKKSRKLTVWSSASSTGEEPYSLVMLLSKFYNLKDIKVMATDIDMGAIEKAKMGVYSEKSLKSLPKEFQSNYFEKIGNSYKVKDEVKRCVDFKQMNLLKDRYPSNCDLILCRNVLIYFTEEAKDNIYKNFNNALVKNGVLFVGSTEQIIMPERYNFKSSKMFFYEKTN